The following are from one region of the Clostridia bacterium genome:
- a CDS encoding gamma-glutamyltransferase family protein, translating into MDFDAHKYSYPSRRNIIYGRKGMVATSHPLAAQAGLEVLKKGGNAIDAAVATAACLTVVEPTSNGIGGDAFALVWSKGKLYGLNASGPSPASIPQDVINKVESRGIPKHGWIPVTVPGTPSAWAALSSRFGRLSLAKTLTPAVAYAIEGYPVAPTVAISWRKAYQTYKIALKDEMFQPWFETFAPMGRSPRAGELWGSPAHGRTLQAIGETNAESFYRGDLAERITDFANKSGGYISKADLQTFEPEWVEPVSINYRGYDVWEIPPNGHGIVALMALNILKGYDFSEKDSIETYHRQLEAMKLAYADGCRYIADRRNMRVSVNQLLSDDFAAARRECIGNEAVMPMPGQPAKSGTVYLAAADEEGNMVSFIQSNYMGFGSGIVIPGTGISLHNRGCNFSADPSHENCFAPGKKPYHTIIPGFLTKGNNPIGPFGVMGGFMQPQGHVQVIMNTVDFHMNPQDCLDAPRWQWINEKSIDVEQGFSPEAIEGLINKGHNVRVISDSESFGRGQIIWRDGQGVMVGGTEPRADGAIAVW; encoded by the coding sequence ATGGATTTTGATGCCCATAAATACAGCTATCCTTCAAGAAGGAATATTATATACGGAAGAAAAGGCATGGTTGCTACCTCTCATCCCCTGGCAGCGCAAGCAGGTCTGGAAGTACTAAAAAAAGGCGGCAATGCCATAGATGCAGCTGTCGCGACTGCTGCATGCCTGACAGTAGTTGAGCCTACCTCCAATGGTATTGGAGGAGATGCTTTTGCTCTGGTGTGGTCAAAGGGAAAACTCTACGGATTGAATGCCAGCGGACCCTCCCCCGCCTCTATTCCTCAAGATGTCATTAATAAAGTAGAGAGTCGGGGGATACCCAAGCATGGTTGGATACCCGTCACCGTACCAGGCACCCCTTCTGCATGGGCTGCCCTGTCATCTCGTTTTGGAAGGCTCTCCCTTGCAAAAACCTTAACCCCAGCTGTGGCTTATGCTATTGAAGGGTATCCTGTTGCACCCACTGTTGCAATATCCTGGAGAAAAGCTTATCAGACGTATAAAATAGCTTTAAAAGATGAAATGTTCCAGCCTTGGTTTGAAACCTTCGCACCCATGGGTAGGTCACCCAGGGCAGGCGAGCTATGGGGTTCTCCTGCACACGGAAGAACCTTGCAAGCTATTGGTGAAACAAATGCAGAGTCTTTTTATCGAGGGGACTTGGCTGAGAGAATAACTGACTTCGCCAATAAAAGCGGAGGATATATATCAAAAGCTGATTTGCAGACTTTTGAACCAGAGTGGGTAGAGCCTGTAAGTATCAATTACCGCGGCTATGATGTGTGGGAAATCCCTCCAAACGGACATGGAATTGTTGCTTTAATGGCCTTGAATATCCTCAAGGGTTATGATTTTTCAGAAAAGGATTCAATCGAGACATATCATAGGCAGCTAGAGGCGATGAAGCTTGCATATGCCGATGGATGCAGATACATTGCTGACCGCAGGAATATGAGGGTATCAGTTAACCAGCTGCTTTCAGATGATTTTGCTGCCGCAAGAAGAGAATGCATTGGCAATGAAGCGGTAATGCCTATGCCGGGGCAGCCCGCAAAAAGCGGCACCGTATATTTGGCTGCGGCAGATGAAGAAGGCAATATGGTCTCATTTATCCAAAGCAATTATATGGGCTTCGGTTCAGGTATTGTAATACCGGGAACGGGCATAAGCCTGCACAACAGGGGCTGTAATTTTTCGGCGGATCCTTCCCATGAAAACTGCTTTGCCCCGGGCAAGAAGCCTTATCATACAATAATCCCCGGGTTCCTTACCAAAGGAAACAACCCAATAGGTCCTTTTGGGGTAATGGGTGGCTTTATGCAGCCTCAAGGTCATGTCCAAGTAATAATGAACACTGTAGACTTTCATATGAACCCTCAGGATTGTTTGGATGCACCTAGATGGCAGTGGATTAACGAAAAGAGCATAGACGTGGAGCAGGGTTTTTCACCTGAGGCAATAGAGGGCTTGATAAATAAAGGACATAATGTAAGAGTAATTTCTGATTCTGAAAGTTTCGGAAGAGGTCAAATAATCTGGCGCGATGGGCAGGGCGTAATGGTCGGCGGCACTGAGCCTCGGGCCGATGGTGCAATTGCGGTCTGGTGA
- a CDS encoding glycoside hydrolase family 3 N-terminal domain-containing protein, which translates to MSEVYKNSAFMSSVRTKDLLARMTIEEKVGQMCQVDGRTDPEMWIFERHIGSFLHVTGDAPIRLQKLAAQTRLGIPILFGIDAIHGHAFQSGATVFPSQLAMASSWNPGLLEEVARITAQEVILTGLHWTFSPVLCIGRDTRWGRIDETFGEDPHLIGILASAMIKGYQGSSLKDPFSILACAKHYAAYGETLGGRDSSEAEVSERKLRSIFLPPFKAAAEAGCATFMAGYNAISGVPCSANEWLLKTVLKEEWGFEGFVVTDWNNVGWLHATQKVASNMEEACEIAVHAGNDMIMSTPEFYDAALKLVKDGIIKEEYIDEACHRILELKFKLGLFDDKRFPDTATAHEIIGCDSHKAAARKTSLESIVLLKNENNILPLSKEIKKIALIGPNCNDVQAQLGDWSFGARDLSRAESPMLDYHPGYDISSIVTVFEGLRKRAGDTIEVVYEKGCDIHSENDRRIKQALEIAGESDVIIAVVGDDVTLNGETRDRVELNLTGAQLQLLEALKNTGKPLVVILINGKPLTIPWVKENADAILEAWNPGMEGGNAVASILFGDYNPSGKLAISFPRHVGQLPVYYNQLPGWHGNSYVEMTAEPLFAFGFGLSYNYYKYSNLKVSSSRITAADDLTVSVEVHNSGIYEGSEIVQLYVNDIYSSVTTPAKELKGFTRVTLKPGETRTAEITIPISLLSLVNSDNKIVIEPGEFKLMIGSSSRDEDLLSAIIEVI; encoded by the coding sequence ATGTCAGAGGTGTACAAGAATTCTGCCTTTATGTCCTCAGTGAGGACGAAAGACCTGCTTGCAAGAATGACCATCGAGGAAAAAGTCGGACAAATGTGTCAGGTGGATGGAAGAACCGACCCTGAGATGTGGATATTCGAAAGACATATCGGATCATTTCTGCATGTTACTGGAGATGCCCCTATCCGTCTGCAAAAGCTGGCAGCCCAAACCAGATTAGGAATTCCAATATTATTTGGCATTGATGCCATTCATGGTCATGCTTTTCAGAGCGGAGCTACTGTATTCCCTTCACAGCTTGCAATGGCCTCCAGCTGGAACCCCGGACTTTTGGAGGAGGTCGCTCGCATAACAGCGCAAGAGGTCATACTTACCGGACTTCACTGGACTTTTTCGCCAGTTCTGTGCATTGGAAGGGACACTAGGTGGGGCCGTATAGACGAAACCTTTGGAGAAGATCCTCATCTTATTGGCATCCTTGCTTCAGCTATGATAAAAGGCTATCAGGGAAGCAGCCTCAAGGACCCCTTCAGCATACTTGCTTGCGCAAAGCATTATGCCGCCTATGGAGAGACCTTGGGAGGAAGGGATTCCTCAGAGGCAGAAGTCTCAGAACGAAAGCTCCGCTCCATATTCCTGCCTCCTTTCAAAGCAGCAGCAGAAGCAGGCTGTGCAACCTTCATGGCAGGCTATAATGCGATATCCGGTGTACCCTGTTCTGCAAACGAATGGCTGCTAAAGACGGTACTGAAGGAGGAATGGGGGTTTGAAGGCTTCGTAGTCACAGACTGGAATAATGTGGGCTGGCTTCATGCCACCCAGAAAGTTGCTTCAAACATGGAAGAGGCATGTGAAATAGCTGTACATGCAGGCAACGACATGATAATGTCAACGCCGGAATTCTATGATGCCGCATTAAAGCTCGTTAAAGATGGAATTATTAAGGAAGAATATATCGATGAAGCTTGCCATCGTATACTTGAGCTAAAATTCAAGTTAGGCTTATTCGATGACAAGCGTTTCCCTGATACAGCCACAGCCCATGAAATCATTGGCTGTGACAGTCATAAAGCTGCTGCTCGTAAAACTTCGCTCGAGTCAATAGTCCTCCTTAAAAATGAAAATAATATACTGCCGTTGTCAAAAGAAATCAAGAAAATAGCTCTAATAGGCCCTAATTGTAATGATGTACAGGCTCAGTTGGGGGACTGGTCTTTCGGCGCCAGGGATTTATCCAGGGCTGAGTCACCTATGCTGGATTACCATCCTGGATATGATATCAGTTCTATAGTTACTGTGTTTGAAGGTTTAAGAAAGCGCGCAGGGGATACCATAGAAGTGGTTTATGAAAAAGGCTGCGATATACACAGCGAAAATGACCGTCGCATAAAGCAAGCCTTGGAAATAGCTGGGGAGTCAGATGTAATTATTGCTGTTGTAGGTGATGATGTTACACTCAATGGGGAAACTCGCGACAGAGTGGAGCTGAATCTGACAGGAGCTCAGCTGCAGCTGCTTGAGGCACTTAAAAATACAGGAAAGCCCTTGGTAGTGATACTTATAAATGGCAAACCCCTTACTATACCCTGGGTAAAAGAGAATGCAGATGCAATCCTTGAAGCCTGGAATCCTGGAATGGAGGGTGGAAATGCAGTAGCATCCATACTCTTTGGAGATTATAACCCCAGCGGTAAATTGGCAATATCCTTTCCAAGGCATGTAGGCCAGCTGCCGGTATATTACAATCAGCTGCCGGGCTGGCATGGGAACAGCTACGTAGAGATGACAGCTGAACCATTGTTTGCTTTTGGTTTTGGACTGTCCTATAATTATTATAAGTATTCAAATCTTAAAGTTTCTTCATCCAGAATTACTGCAGCTGATGACCTCACAGTATCAGTTGAGGTTCACAACTCAGGAATATATGAAGGTTCAGAGATTGTGCAGCTATATGTCAATGATATTTATAGCTCGGTCACTACCCCCGCAAAGGAGTTAAAGGGCTTTACCCGTGTAACTCTGAAGCCAGGGGAAACAAGGACTGCTGAAATCACAATCCCCATATCCTTGCTTTCCCTTGTTAATAGTGATAACAAGATTGTCATAGAGCCCGGAGAGTTCAAGTTAATGATAGGCAGCTCCTCCAGAGACGAGGATCTTTTGAGTGCTATTATTGAAGTAATATGA
- the mglB gene encoding galactose/glucose ABC transporter substrate-binding protein MglB, with amino-acid sequence MKRILALVLALTLVFSLAACAPKPAPAAAPGEAAAAPAATKPTIGVTIYKYDDNFMSFVRRAVEKSAGDKADLIMNDSQNNQSTQNEQVDMMISKGVKALAINLVDPQAASTIVSKAKAANLPVIFFNKEPSADVLASYDKAWYVGTTSSESGVMQGKVIVDAWKANAKLDKNGDGKMSYVLLKGEPGHPDAEARTKFAVDEVKNAGIQIEELELQTGMWDSVKGKELMDAWIAKHGDKIEMVICNNDAMALGAVQSLKANGYFVGDKYMPVVGVDAIPDALEQIKSGLMLGTVLNDAKNQGGATADLAINAANGKDPLDGTQWKLDDKKAVRVPYVQITKDNLNIAEEAYK; translated from the coding sequence GTGAAAAGAATTCTTGCATTAGTACTTGCGTTAACTCTTGTATTCTCACTGGCAGCATGTGCTCCAAAGCCAGCTCCAGCAGCAGCACCAGGAGAGGCTGCAGCAGCACCAGCAGCAACAAAACCTACAATCGGTGTTACAATCTATAAGTATGACGACAACTTCATGTCCTTCGTAAGAAGAGCAGTAGAAAAGAGTGCAGGGGACAAAGCAGATCTTATAATGAATGACTCACAGAACAACCAGTCAACTCAGAACGAACAGGTTGACATGATGATTTCAAAGGGTGTAAAAGCACTTGCAATCAACCTGGTTGACCCACAGGCAGCTTCAACAATAGTTTCAAAAGCTAAAGCTGCTAATCTCCCAGTTATATTCTTCAACAAAGAGCCAAGCGCTGATGTATTGGCTAGCTATGACAAAGCTTGGTACGTTGGAACTACTTCTTCAGAATCCGGCGTAATGCAGGGTAAAGTTATTGTTGATGCTTGGAAAGCAAATGCTAAGCTTGACAAGAACGGCGACGGCAAAATGTCATATGTTCTCTTAAAGGGCGAACCTGGACATCCAGACGCAGAAGCTAGAACTAAATTTGCAGTTGACGAAGTTAAGAACGCAGGCATCCAGATTGAAGAGCTTGAGCTCCAGACTGGTATGTGGGACAGCGTAAAGGGCAAAGAATTAATGGACGCTTGGATAGCTAAGCATGGCGACAAGATAGAAATGGTTATCTGCAACAACGACGCAATGGCACTTGGTGCTGTTCAGTCCTTGAAGGCAAACGGATACTTCGTTGGCGACAAGTACATGCCTGTAGTAGGCGTTGACGCTATCCCTGACGCATTAGAGCAGATAAAGAGCGGTCTTATGCTCGGTACAGTACTTAACGATGCTAAGAACCAGGGCGGCGCTACTGCTGATTTAGCTATTAATGCTGCTAACGGCAAGGATCCATTGGATGGAACACAGTGGAAGCTCGACGACAAAAAGGCTGTTCGTGTACCATACGTTCAGATCACAAAGGACAACTTGAACATAGCTGAAGAGGCTTATAAATAA